The Geobacter sp. AOG2 genome includes a window with the following:
- a CDS encoding FKBP-type peptidyl-prolyl cis-trans isomerase, with protein sequence MSRLLIVTSLITLLASAAFAADAPTAEKTKASEATEATGAGEGQKTMDAKKDHKAVKAKKAPKTIAEVNKEYYDKAAAEKGVVKTSSGLLYKSLKEGTGATPGILSTVTVNYRATLTNGKEFNSSYKRKSPEKHRMNNVFRCWQEGLLKMKVGGKAQLVCPPELAFAGRGVPNLVPKNAIVIYEIELLGVKK encoded by the coding sequence ATGTCCAGACTACTCATCGTTACCTCGTTGATCACCCTGCTTGCATCCGCGGCGTTCGCCGCCGATGCCCCGACTGCCGAAAAAACGAAAGCGTCCGAGGCAACTGAGGCGACTGGGGCTGGCGAAGGTCAAAAGACCATGGACGCCAAAAAGGACCACAAGGCCGTGAAGGCCAAGAAGGCTCCCAAAACCATCGCGGAAGTGAATAAAGAGTATTATGACAAGGCCGCGGCGGAAAAAGGAGTGGTTAAAACCAGCTCCGGATTGCTGTACAAGTCGCTCAAGGAAGGGACCGGAGCGACACCGGGCATACTCAGCACCGTCACGGTGAACTACCGCGCCACGCTCACGAACGGTAAGGAGTTTAACAGCTCGTACAAGCGCAAGTCCCCGGAAAAGCACAGAATGAATAACGTCTTCAGGTGCTGGCAGGAAGGGCTGTTAAAAATGAAGGTCGGCGGAAAAGCACAACTGGTATGTCCGCCTGAGCTTGCTTTCGCTGGCAGGGGAGTGCCGAATCTCGTTCCCAAAAACGCCATCGTGATCTATGAAATCGAGTTGCTCGGAGTGAAGAAGTAA
- a CDS encoding ABC transporter permease: protein MQKRLWLIHLVIRALAHRRGRTVLLLAVLAMASSLATALGIVSFSMKKRVAEEVRKYGANLVIIPETAKMNVGSGGLNFGEISEPVYLEQHKVEEALDKSGLKADRSFHLQGVLRFRKGDIMVEGVDFAEVRRLFPWWQIRGAWPTAGEAVVGSDLATRYGLKTGDTMELGGPEQPVRLRISGTVATGGEEDGLLFLALPELQRALGLDGKVSVVRLLITAEGDSLKKKAAALQPLLPDAKVSEVRQIARTSEGLLAKVKLLMVLVTTVVLISAGSSVTGTMSTTVLERSKEIGLMKAMGGTRWEVLLIFSAEAALLGILGGVVGYLLGSVIAQFITKTVFAASSEIIPWFLGISVGVSLFLALLGSLGPMISLFKLDPVRSLRGE from the coding sequence ATGCAAAAACGTCTCTGGTTGATACATCTCGTGATCCGCGCCCTTGCCCATCGAAGGGGGCGCACGGTGCTGCTCCTGGCTGTTCTGGCCATGGCTTCAAGCCTTGCAACGGCGTTGGGCATCGTGTCGTTCTCCATGAAGAAACGGGTGGCCGAGGAGGTGCGGAAATACGGCGCGAATCTGGTCATTATCCCCGAAACAGCCAAGATGAACGTGGGGAGCGGGGGGCTCAATTTCGGCGAGATCAGCGAGCCGGTCTATCTGGAGCAGCACAAGGTCGAGGAGGCTTTGGACAAAAGTGGTCTGAAAGCCGATCGCTCGTTTCATCTGCAAGGCGTCCTGCGTTTCAGGAAGGGCGACATCATGGTGGAAGGGGTGGACTTCGCCGAGGTTCGCCGCCTGTTCCCCTGGTGGCAGATCAGGGGAGCCTGGCCGACAGCCGGCGAAGCGGTGGTGGGCAGTGACCTGGCAACGCGTTATGGTCTGAAAACTGGCGATACGATGGAGCTTGGCGGGCCTGAACAGCCCGTGCGGCTCCGCATCTCCGGGACCGTTGCGACCGGCGGCGAGGAGGACGGTCTTCTCTTTCTGGCATTACCCGAACTTCAGCGGGCGTTGGGTCTTGACGGCAAGGTCAGCGTCGTGCGACTGCTGATCACCGCCGAAGGGGATAGCCTCAAGAAGAAAGCAGCTGCGTTGCAACCGCTGCTGCCCGACGCAAAGGTCTCCGAGGTCCGGCAGATCGCCCGTACCAGCGAGGGGCTGCTGGCCAAGGTCAAGCTGTTGATGGTCCTGGTGACAACGGTCGTATTGATTTCGGCCGGAAGCAGCGTGACCGGAACCATGAGCACCACGGTGCTGGAAAGAAGCAAGGAGATCGGACTGATGAAGGCCATGGGGGGGACCCGCTGGGAGGTTCTGCTGATCTTTTCTGCCGAGGCGGCGCTGCTGGGGATACTCGGCGGTGTAGTGGGTTATCTGTTGGGAAGCGTCATTGCCCAGTTCATCACAAAGACGGTCTTTGCCGCATCGTCGGAGATCATCCCCTGGTTTCTGGGTATCTCCGTTGGAGTCAGCCTCTTCCTGGCCCTGCTGGGGAGCCTGGGGCCGATGATATCGTTGTTCAAACTCGATCCGGTGAGAAGCCTCAGGGGCGAATAG
- a CDS encoding ABC transporter ATP-binding protein, with protein MKGTASIIETLGLTRSYGDICALKPLDLQVPEGEWLSVMGHSGSGKSTLLNLVGGLDRPSGGSLRIGGEDMLLLSEDGLARFRREFVGIIFQQHHLVPYLTAVENVMLAQYFHSVPDEAEAMSALERVGLGHRLNNRPGELSGGEQQRVCIARAIINSPKLLLGDEPTGNLDHQSTVMVMELLKELRAEEKFTVILVTHNQEVATWGDRTIYLDDGVLVREERMGS; from the coding sequence GTGAAAGGAACTGCTAGCATAATTGAAACGCTTGGGCTGACACGCAGTTACGGCGATATCTGTGCCCTGAAGCCGCTTGACCTGCAGGTGCCGGAGGGGGAGTGGCTGTCGGTCATGGGGCATTCCGGTTCCGGCAAGAGTACCCTGCTGAACCTGGTGGGAGGCCTTGACCGTCCCAGCGGAGGTTCGTTGCGGATTGGCGGGGAAGATATGCTGCTCCTCAGCGAGGACGGCCTGGCCCGTTTCCGGCGGGAGTTTGTCGGGATAATCTTTCAGCAGCATCACTTGGTCCCTTACCTGACGGCTGTGGAGAACGTGATGTTGGCCCAGTACTTCCACAGCGTTCCCGATGAGGCTGAAGCAATGTCGGCCCTTGAGCGGGTGGGGCTCGGACATCGCCTGAATAACCGGCCCGGTGAGCTTTCGGGGGGGGAACAGCAGCGGGTCTGCATTGCCCGTGCAATCATAAACAGCCCAAAGCTCCTTTTGGGCGATGAGCCGACCGGCAACCTGGACCACCAGAGCACGGTGATGGTGATGGAACTCCTCAAGGAATTGCGGGCTGAAGAGAAATTCACGGTTATCCTGGTAACGCATAACCAGGAAGTGGCTACCTGGGGAGACCGGACCATCTACCTCGATGACGGGGTTTTGGTACGCGAAGAACGGATGGGATCCTGA